In Cytobacillus oceanisediminis, the following proteins share a genomic window:
- a CDS encoding S8 family serine peptidase, producing MKVKKGVPYKVLASALAAAMLFGGTVSAQGAQDDQIEAPSVEDIVKQGQKIFLEQQYQAETKAVDKLGYKDLKEKGLTKPYEPNEILRVIVEVEQLSDTEETKQSKKSKMKAKQDEVISALSKKKSFKKVKHRFFEGFNGFSLETEFRNLKEIQAIPGVTNVHIARTFQPSMGASKELVQAQKVWEQHGFEGEGLLVAVVDSGLDYTHQDMTLTDEGKDKQKWSEGGIQAKLSETAINDVWYSDKVPTGYDWADEDTDVIPRGQYGSPHGMHVAGTVGANGDEENDGVKGIAPGVQLLAEKVFSDNGGGAYEDDIIAGIEHAVAMGADVINMSLGSDAGFVGEENDPIQKSIREATEQGTLVVVAGGNSSYSTKNNILEASAKPYAENPDIGTVGEPSVSPFALSVASYENTKLHMNALTDENSLQLPYQDQTHVNFKLSKVLTSGESYEMVYVGEGKTADFAGKDVAGKIVVAKPNQKYGLYSYVQSEARKNGAKAVILVPPHDEADYPFLYFSPYLTPAATTSKEDGNALISQLSKGQTVKMQMSKGVWVDNADKDNMSDFSSFGTPHTLDFKPELSAPGGGIYSTVPGNEYEIMSGTSMAAPHVAGGSALLLQALYEKGLPQSKETALKAKIALMNTSKIIKDPRANSQVPYSPRVQGSGLMQIQNAIKTPVIVTNNNAPLEQAGAIALKEITENKTHFKLNVEAFQDAGVKDLEYKVFVDVLTDETETKEFDLDNDGNLDAKEYLTMTSKRISVASAIVNGEKVTGKEGKTLKIKPGQNKSLDVQIQLPDSLKKGTFVEGYVRLVPSGENSDAAVSLTVPYMGYYGEWDKPQNLDPAAWEKDAFLGYSVLWNDEGARFPMGYDPYTGTFNMDRIVISPNAVLPGVFPSFTALRNLQKTEMYVENDKGEMINYLGDFSEYTGKPWKFRKNIMAFGDYLIYGYLWDVKNQNGQFVEDGTYQYVIKTTLDYKDAKPQEVRLPVHVDSVAPIVSDIQVQPKDGQYEISFKSEDNEGGSGYNGAIIWYNGKYMPLEPGKTSALVKEEPKSVVVMGVDHALNQSYAVWGDPSYIDEGMLVSYFSVYPNKNVNANTPAGINAFANNRVNWTVNIKDEAGKTVDTINVENEHEIHLKWTPDADLPNGTYTISADVSSKQGFKVTTSPKTVTVFQN from the coding sequence ATGAAAGTGAAAAAAGGGGTACCCTATAAGGTGCTGGCTTCAGCATTGGCAGCAGCAATGCTATTCGGGGGGACAGTCTCGGCACAAGGAGCTCAGGATGATCAGATCGAGGCTCCAAGTGTTGAAGACATTGTTAAGCAGGGGCAGAAAATATTTTTGGAACAGCAATATCAGGCTGAAACAAAGGCCGTGGACAAGCTGGGATATAAGGATCTAAAAGAAAAAGGGTTAACGAAACCATATGAGCCAAATGAAATTTTACGTGTAATTGTTGAGGTCGAACAGCTGTCAGATACTGAAGAAACGAAACAAAGCAAAAAAAGTAAAATGAAGGCAAAACAAGACGAGGTTATTTCAGCGCTTTCCAAGAAAAAATCTTTCAAGAAAGTAAAGCATCGCTTTTTTGAGGGGTTTAATGGTTTCAGCCTGGAAACTGAGTTTCGTAATTTAAAAGAAATTCAGGCAATTCCTGGTGTCACTAACGTACATATTGCGAGAACATTCCAGCCATCCATGGGTGCCAGCAAGGAATTAGTGCAGGCACAGAAGGTCTGGGAGCAGCATGGCTTTGAAGGCGAAGGGCTGCTTGTTGCTGTAGTTGACTCCGGATTGGACTATACACACCAGGATATGACATTGACGGATGAAGGGAAAGACAAGCAGAAATGGTCTGAGGGAGGAATTCAGGCAAAACTCTCTGAAACGGCTATTAATGACGTCTGGTATAGTGACAAAGTGCCGACAGGCTATGACTGGGCCGATGAAGATACGGATGTCATACCCCGCGGACAGTATGGAAGTCCGCATGGCATGCATGTCGCCGGTACAGTAGGTGCTAATGGCGATGAGGAAAATGATGGAGTTAAGGGTATTGCTCCGGGTGTACAGTTATTAGCTGAAAAAGTATTTTCTGATAACGGCGGGGGAGCATATGAAGATGATATTATTGCTGGAATTGAACACGCTGTGGCAATGGGGGCTGATGTCATTAACATGAGTCTTGGCTCAGATGCCGGCTTTGTTGGAGAAGAAAATGATCCAATCCAAAAGTCAATCCGGGAAGCAACTGAGCAGGGTACCCTAGTGGTAGTTGCTGGAGGCAATTCATCTTACAGTACTAAAAATAATATTTTGGAGGCTTCTGCCAAGCCATATGCGGAAAATCCGGATATCGGCACTGTCGGAGAACCATCTGTCAGCCCGTTTGCTCTATCAGTAGCATCCTATGAAAATACTAAATTGCATATGAATGCACTTACTGATGAAAACAGTTTGCAGCTTCCATACCAGGATCAGACCCATGTAAACTTCAAGCTTTCAAAAGTTCTAACATCAGGAGAAAGCTATGAAATGGTATATGTAGGGGAAGGGAAGACGGCTGATTTTGCCGGAAAAGATGTTGCAGGCAAAATAGTCGTAGCAAAACCAAATCAAAAATATGGTTTATATTCATATGTACAATCTGAAGCCAGAAAAAATGGTGCCAAGGCGGTTATCCTTGTACCGCCTCATGACGAAGCTGATTATCCTTTCTTGTATTTTAGTCCATACTTAACCCCTGCAGCAACAACCAGCAAGGAGGACGGGAATGCTTTAATTTCGCAGCTGTCCAAGGGACAAACAGTGAAAATGCAGATGAGCAAAGGTGTTTGGGTGGATAATGCTGATAAAGATAACATGTCAGACTTTTCATCTTTTGGAACTCCGCATACGCTTGACTTCAAACCTGAGCTATCAGCACCAGGCGGGGGGATTTATTCCACTGTTCCCGGCAATGAATATGAAATCATGAGCGGTACGTCCATGGCAGCACCTCATGTCGCAGGCGGATCAGCTTTGCTGCTGCAGGCTTTATATGAAAAAGGATTGCCGCAATCCAAAGAGACGGCATTAAAAGCGAAAATCGCCTTAATGAATACGTCAAAAATCATTAAGGATCCGCGGGCAAACAGCCAAGTCCCTTACTCTCCACGCGTACAGGGATCCGGATTGATGCAAATACAAAATGCGATCAAAACACCTGTAATTGTCACAAATAATAACGCTCCTTTGGAACAGGCAGGAGCGATTGCTCTTAAGGAAATTACAGAAAACAAAACACACTTCAAATTGAATGTAGAAGCATTTCAGGATGCAGGCGTGAAAGATTTGGAATATAAAGTGTTCGTTGATGTTTTAACAGACGAAACTGAAACAAAAGAGTTTGACTTGGACAACGACGGTAATTTGGATGCCAAGGAATATTTAACAATGACCAGCAAGCGGATTTCAGTTGCTTCTGCCATCGTAAATGGTGAAAAAGTGACCGGCAAAGAAGGAAAAACGCTTAAAATTAAGCCAGGACAAAATAAGAGTCTGGATGTACAGATTCAATTGCCGGATAGCCTAAAAAAGGGCACATTTGTCGAAGGATATGTCCGTCTTGTGCCATCTGGGGAAAATAGCGATGCAGCTGTTTCGCTAACGGTACCATACATGGGCTATTATGGAGAATGGGACAAGCCGCAAAACCTTGACCCTGCTGCATGGGAGAAAGATGCTTTCTTAGGATATTCCGTGCTTTGGAACGATGAAGGCGCACGATTCCCAATGGGATATGACCCGTATACCGGAACCTTTAATATGGACCGCATTGTGATTTCTCCTAATGCTGTCTTGCCGGGTGTTTTCCCATCCTTTACAGCTCTCCGCAACTTACAAAAAACAGAAATGTACGTTGAGAATGATAAAGGTGAAATGATCAATTATTTAGGCGACTTCAGTGAATATACCGGCAAGCCATGGAAGTTCCGAAAAAATATTATGGCATTCGGGGATTATCTGATTTACGGCTATTTATGGGATGTTAAGAATCAAAATGGGCAATTCGTTGAGGATGGAACCTATCAGTATGTAATCAAAACAACACTTGATTACAAGGATGCCAAACCTCAGGAAGTAAGGCTTCCGGTTCACGTAGATTCAGTTGCACCAATAGTCTCGGATATTCAAGTACAGCCAAAGGACGGCCAATATGAGATTTCCTTCAAGTCAGAAGATAACGAAGGGGGTAGCGGCTATAATGGTGCAATCATCTGGTATAACGGGAAGTATATGCCGCTCGAACCTGGAAAAACTTCAGCCCTTGTAAAAGAAGAACCGAAGAGCGTTGTCGTAATGGGTGTCGACCATGCATTAAACCAGAGCTATGCTGTATGGGGAGATCCTTCCTATATAGATGAGGGGATGCTAGTGAGCTACTTCAGTGTTTATCCTAATAAAAATGTGAATGCAAACACGCCTGCCGGCATCAATGCATTTGCAAATAACCGTGTTAACTGGACAGTGAACATTAAAGATGAAGCAGGAAAAACCGTTGACACAATCAATGTGGAAAACGAACATGAAATTCACTTGAAGTGGACTCCAGACGCAGATCTTCCGAATGGGACTTACACCATTAGTGCGGATGTATCAAGTAAGCAGGGCTTTAAAGTGACCACGAGTCCTAAAACTGTTACAGTATTTCAGAACTAA
- a CDS encoding helix-turn-helix domain-containing protein: protein MKEGLIIKYYRERAGLTQTQLGEGICSVTHISKIERGHTQYSSEITNLICKRLNIDLIKELEKFDMLETKLHEWLDAMVKQQKEDIELIKEELAQNPYLHFSETKYFHSILLARYHLMQGDHEKGKSLLDSCQKAWNTLDRFERNLLEHTWSIYFLNLQNCKEAIAHLKNINPKEYNNHEFYFHLATSSHLMNDRVKAYHYGTLALSYFRETNNFKRILDTETVLLIQMGTYDLCQFEETV, encoded by the coding sequence TTGAAGGAAGGCTTAATTATAAAATATTACCGGGAACGGGCTGGTTTGACCCAAACACAGCTGGGCGAAGGGATTTGTTCAGTGACTCATATCAGTAAAATAGAGCGGGGACATACACAATATTCGTCCGAAATCACAAATCTGATCTGTAAACGCCTGAACATAGATCTTATAAAAGAGCTTGAAAAGTTTGATATGCTGGAGACTAAACTTCATGAGTGGCTGGATGCCATGGTTAAACAGCAAAAAGAAGATATAGAATTAATTAAAGAGGAATTAGCCCAAAATCCTTACCTGCATTTTTCGGAAACAAAATATTTTCATTCAATCCTTTTGGCTCGCTACCACCTGATGCAAGGAGACCACGAAAAAGGCAAATCGCTTTTAGACAGCTGCCAAAAAGCCTGGAACACTCTGGATCGTTTTGAACGGAATCTTCTGGAGCATACATGGAGCATTTATTTTCTAAACTTACAGAATTGCAAAGAAGCCATCGCCCATTTAAAGAATATTAACCCTAAAGAATATAATAACCATGAATTTTATTTTCACCTCGCAACCTCTTCCCATTTGATGAATGATAGGGTAAAAGCCTATCACTATGGCACTCTTGCACTATCCTATTTTCGGGAAACCAATAATTTTAAAAGAATTCTTGATACAGAAACCGTTTTACTGATACAAATGGGTACATACGACCTTTGCCAATTTGAAGAAACCGTTTAG
- a CDS encoding helix-turn-helix domain-containing protein: MLEGEIIKFYREKSGLTQAMLGEGICTPTHVSKIERGKTAYSPEIISLFSAVLNIDIQKEIEYFRDLDKRLQEWHKAIIMYRLARAEEIKNELESTPFIQSSKYAAHYLLLKARYHFLHQELEEASRIIKQIGTEFPNLSLFERNLFYHVQGMYYINQAIKPDSPDQQKALQVLKNIDINEYGNEEYFYHLAIAYHYIDSKIMAYMFAEKSLQHFKNTNNYTMAIKAESIILLQISSDILTDMDKLAERYHHLIWDCERIGFHDYKGLLYNNLGFEYFNREQYAKAKECYKQALRLADRNTVIYLQRLYSYLNSCIEGKLSGKTALLKKACEGIQVSKELKSTLYLSLFKLSKYQLYHQREKYFKFLEEKAFPEFVKIKHMILMRRYGKKLYEYYIETGNHEKAIHLNRQLEGKELINV, from the coding sequence ATGCTGGAAGGGGAAATTATTAAATTCTACCGGGAAAAATCCGGACTTACACAAGCCATGTTAGGTGAAGGGATTTGCACTCCTACCCATGTAAGCAAAATTGAAAGAGGGAAAACTGCTTATTCACCGGAAATTATTTCACTTTTCTCTGCCGTTTTAAATATCGACATTCAAAAGGAAATTGAATATTTTCGGGATTTGGACAAGCGCCTGCAGGAATGGCATAAAGCCATCATTATGTATAGATTAGCCAGGGCTGAGGAAATAAAAAATGAACTGGAAAGCACACCTTTTATTCAGTCTTCTAAATATGCAGCCCACTATCTGCTTTTAAAGGCAAGATATCATTTCCTGCATCAGGAATTAGAAGAAGCATCCCGGATTATTAAGCAAATAGGCACTGAGTTTCCTAACCTCTCCCTTTTTGAAAGAAATTTATTTTACCATGTTCAAGGGATGTATTATATTAATCAAGCAATAAAACCTGATAGCCCGGATCAGCAAAAGGCACTTCAGGTCTTAAAAAATATCGATATAAATGAATATGGCAATGAAGAATACTTTTATCACCTGGCAATCGCCTATCATTATATTGATTCAAAAATCATGGCTTACATGTTTGCGGAAAAATCATTGCAGCACTTCAAAAACACAAACAACTACACGATGGCTATAAAAGCGGAATCCATTATCCTCCTGCAGATCAGCAGTGATATCTTAACCGACATGGATAAACTGGCAGAACGGTATCATCATTTAATCTGGGACTGCGAACGAATAGGATTTCATGACTATAAAGGGCTGCTATACAATAATTTAGGATTTGAGTATTTTAATAGGGAACAATATGCTAAGGCAAAGGAGTGCTATAAACAGGCCTTGCGTTTAGCTGACAGGAATACAGTCATTTATCTTCAGCGATTATACTCTTACCTTAATTCCTGTATAGAAGGCAAATTATCCGGTAAAACAGCCCTTCTTAAAAAAGCATGCGAAGGGATTCAGGTTTCAAAGGAGCTAAAAAGCACTTTATACTTATCGTTATTTAAACTTTCTAAGTATCAGCTTTATCATCAGCGAGAGAAATACTTTAAGTTTTTGGAAGAAAAGGCTTTCCCTGAATTTGTTAAAATTAAGCATATGATTCTTATGCGCAGGTATGGCAAAAAGCTTTATGAATATTACATCGAGACAGGAAATCATGAAAAAGCCATTCATTTGAACAGGCAGCTTGAAGGCAAAGAATTAATTAATGTGTAA
- a CDS encoding TasA family protein, which yields MGFAKKVSKGLLTAALGFSLMGGGTYAYFSDTEVTNNTFAAGTLDLAVNPETIVNIGDLKPGDEVSREFTITNNGTLDISKILLHTNYQVEDAKLNGAANADDFGKHIKVTILYNQANATVQVAETTLHELQSQTPDLTAIDNFVGGGTVPDGLKPGETDKIIALFEFVDNGEDQNEFQGDALQVEWKFNAEQAEGTVK from the coding sequence ATGGGATTTGCAAAAAAGGTAAGTAAAGGACTTTTGACAGCTGCTTTAGGTTTTTCATTAATGGGTGGGGGTACATACGCTTACTTCAGCGATACGGAGGTTACGAATAACACGTTTGCAGCAGGTACCCTGGATTTGGCGGTAAACCCTGAAACAATCGTCAATATTGGCGATTTAAAACCAGGTGATGAAGTTTCACGTGAATTTACCATCACAAATAACGGCACTCTAGATATCTCCAAGATCTTGCTGCATACAAATTATCAGGTGGAAGATGCAAAATTAAATGGGGCTGCAAATGCGGATGATTTCGGCAAGCATATTAAAGTCACGATCCTTTACAATCAGGCTAACGCAACCGTACAGGTTGCAGAGACGACTTTGCATGAACTGCAATCACAAACTCCGGATTTAACAGCCATTGATAACTTTGTAGGAGGGGGAACAGTACCGGATGGCCTGAAACCTGGGGAAACCGATAAAATAATAGCGCTGTTCGAATTTGTGGATAACGGAGAGGACCAAAATGAATTCCAGGGAGATGCACTGCAGGTGGAATGGAAATTCAATGCAGAACAGGCTGAAGGAACAGTAAAATAA
- the sipW gene encoding signal peptidase I SipW, with protein sequence MKKALKILSKCISAAGLMLLCLLAIWVISSKASGGEPSLAGYQAKAVLSGSMEPTFMTGSIILVKQLDSKENLKTEDIITFKSGDKLITHRIVEVKTTKAGILYQTKGDNNDAPDMEYVQPENITGKYAGFTIPYAGYAAEFAASKEGAALLLFIPGLLLLLSAGRTIFLALKEYETKNA encoded by the coding sequence ATGAAGAAAGCCCTGAAAATACTGAGTAAATGTATCAGTGCAGCAGGATTGATGCTCCTCTGCCTGCTTGCTATTTGGGTGATATCCTCAAAAGCATCCGGAGGAGAACCGTCCCTTGCAGGGTATCAGGCAAAAGCTGTTTTATCGGGATCGATGGAACCGACCTTCATGACAGGATCCATCATTCTAGTGAAACAACTGGACAGTAAAGAAAATTTAAAAACGGAAGATATTATTACCTTTAAATCAGGAGATAAATTAATTACCCATAGAATTGTCGAAGTAAAGACAACGAAAGCCGGAATTTTATATCAAACGAAAGGCGACAACAATGACGCTCCGGATATGGAATATGTGCAGCCTGAAAATATAACCGGTAAATATGCGGGTTTTACCATTCCATATGCAGGCTATGCTGCTGAGTTTGCAGCATCCAAGGAAGGAGCCGCACTCCTGCTGTTTATCCCGGGACTGCTCCTGCTGCTATCTGCAGGGAGGACTATTTTTCTGGCTCTTAAAGAATACGAAACTAAAAACGCTTAA
- a CDS encoding DUF4047 domain-containing protein, protein MGKQLNKVILPCLCCLSFYAGTQLVGKTEAAFTSQAEAKPINISTAFVFPSYIHGLEEKARISSEQIVKEQAGLETSVKNGLFNGTEDPPSEFLRKKEQITASLEELHRIRAELEKLDRQAEKKEGYEYVSEGFLKVDKLLLIMNDSLYLQELEQLFNQKLQARKKEQQNEGLKTDKLDEDEKIEIPKQKVDHEDTIEEQANLKEEHSVTNDHTQKDEEEEIANEESPENTE, encoded by the coding sequence ATGGGGAAGCAGTTGAACAAAGTCATATTGCCATGTCTTTGCTGCCTGAGTTTTTATGCGGGCACTCAGCTTGTCGGGAAAACAGAAGCTGCCTTTACAAGCCAGGCAGAGGCAAAGCCTATTAATATCTCCACTGCTTTTGTCTTCCCTTCATATATTCACGGGCTTGAAGAGAAAGCGAGGATAAGCAGTGAACAAATAGTAAAAGAGCAGGCGGGTTTAGAAACATCTGTGAAGAACGGGCTCTTTAATGGGACCGAAGATCCGCCCTCTGAATTTTTGAGAAAAAAAGAACAGATAACAGCCAGCTTGGAGGAACTTCATAGAATAAGAGCTGAACTGGAAAAACTGGACCGGCAAGCAGAAAAAAAGGAAGGATATGAGTATGTAAGTGAAGGTTTTCTAAAAGTAGACAAGCTCCTTTTGATAATGAATGATTCTCTTTATCTTCAGGAGCTGGAACAGCTTTTTAACCAAAAATTACAGGCGCGGAAGAAAGAGCAGCAAAACGAGGGCCTTAAAACAGACAAGTTGGATGAGGATGAAAAAATAGAAATACCTAAGCAAAAGGTAGACCACGAAGATACAATTGAAGAACAGGCGAACCTAAAGGAAGAACATTCTGTTACTAACGATCACACACAGAAGGATGAAGAGGAGGAAATAGCCAATGAAGAAAGCCCTGAAAATACTGAGTAA
- a CDS encoding M4 family metallopeptidase: protein MKKKVLPAVLAASFAISGLSLPAKNVLANEEIVKYHQELKTPSYIIGNWQAPEGMNKEEAVYAFLQSKANLFKNAGYDSRDQFKIIDQFNDKQTNTHHFRTVEQYNGIPVYGSQQTIALDDSNNVTAFFGKVTPNLARSIIPTDAKLGEDEALEKVKESIEDKIGEVKSYDGIEGELVIYPHNGQKVLAYYVTASTSAPAPGYWHYFVDAATGNIIHSYNAITELTPSLPEQPEAQQTASSQPAPKALPTVSEPVQARGMDIFGTLQSFQSVKDPETGTHYLFDGTRSKGVHTFKANRMPENTFIILSALLGLTGFEVESRNNFFYDPSAVSAHVNAGKVYDYYKKVHGRDSLDGDGMKLVSTVHIGSKWNNAAWNGKQMLYGDGDGTRMISLSGGLDVIGHEMTHGVITNTADLIYENESGAINESIADILGAFAENKTGEDLWLLGEDIWTPNTPGDGLRSMSDPGSVYIGGYTESGYYPDHYSKRYIGELDKGGVHINSSINNKAAHLITDGGTHYGVSVTGIGKTKAEKIFYRALTHYLTASSDFSQMRQAAIQAARDLHPDRNGQPSAEVKAVMAAYDAVGVQ, encoded by the coding sequence CTGAAAAAGAAAGTCCTCCCTGCAGTTCTGGCAGCTTCGTTTGCCATCTCAGGACTATCACTGCCCGCCAAAAATGTGCTGGCAAATGAAGAAATCGTTAAGTATCATCAGGAATTAAAGACGCCTTCCTACATAATTGGGAACTGGCAAGCTCCTGAAGGAATGAACAAGGAAGAAGCCGTTTATGCGTTCCTTCAATCAAAGGCGAACTTATTCAAAAATGCCGGCTACGATTCCAGGGATCAATTCAAAATCATTGATCAATTTAATGATAAGCAAACAAACACACACCATTTCAGAACAGTAGAGCAATATAACGGAATTCCTGTATACGGATCACAGCAGACCATTGCTTTGGACGACAGTAACAATGTGACAGCCTTCTTCGGTAAAGTTACACCAAATCTGGCACGTTCCATTATTCCTACAGATGCGAAACTGGGGGAAGATGAAGCATTGGAAAAGGTAAAGGAAAGCATTGAAGATAAAATCGGAGAAGTGAAGAGCTATGACGGTATAGAAGGAGAACTTGTTATTTATCCGCATAATGGGCAAAAGGTTCTGGCTTATTATGTAACAGCTTCCACCTCAGCGCCGGCACCGGGGTATTGGCATTATTTCGTAGATGCTGCAACTGGAAACATCATTCATAGCTATAATGCCATCACAGAACTGACACCATCTTTGCCTGAACAACCTGAGGCACAGCAGACGGCTTCTTCCCAGCCTGCACCGAAAGCACTTCCGACTGTTTCAGAACCTGTTCAGGCAAGAGGAATGGATATTTTCGGGACACTGCAGTCATTCCAGTCAGTTAAAGATCCGGAAACAGGAACACATTATTTATTCGATGGGACAAGATCTAAGGGAGTCCATACATTCAAAGCGAACCGCATGCCTGAAAACACGTTTATTATCCTTTCAGCGCTTTTGGGCCTAACTGGATTTGAGGTTGAAAGCCGAAATAACTTCTTCTATGATCCCTCTGCTGTGTCTGCACATGTGAACGCAGGTAAAGTTTATGATTACTATAAAAAGGTTCATGGCCGGGATTCCCTTGATGGCGATGGGATGAAATTAGTTTCAACTGTCCATATCGGTTCGAAGTGGAATAATGCTGCATGGAATGGGAAGCAGATGCTATACGGTGATGGTGACGGGACTCGCATGATTTCCTTGTCCGGCGGTCTTGATGTGATCGGGCATGAAATGACACACGGTGTTATCACCAATACAGCCGATTTAATTTATGAAAATGAATCCGGTGCGATCAATGAATCCATTGCAGATATTTTAGGGGCTTTCGCTGAAAATAAAACAGGTGAAGACCTATGGTTATTGGGCGAGGATATTTGGACGCCTAATACACCAGGTGACGGTCTCCGTTCCATGAGTGATCCAGGTTCGGTCTATATTGGCGGCTATACAGAATCAGGCTACTACCCTGATCACTACAGCAAACGTTATATTGGAGAACTTGATAAAGGCGGTGTGCATATCAACAGCAGCATCAACAACAAAGCAGCCCATCTGATCACAGATGGAGGCACTCATTACGGTGTTTCGGTTACAGGAATTGGAAAGACAAAAGCCGAGAAGATCTTCTACAGAGCACTTACCCATTACCTGACAGCAAGCTCCGACTTCAGCCAAATGCGCCAGGCAGCCATCCAGGCGGCAAGAGATCTGCATCCGGATCGAAACGGACAGCCTTCAGCTGAGGTAAAGGCCGTCATGGCAGCATATGATGCTGTTGGCGTTCAGTAA
- a CDS encoding sulfite exporter TauE/SafE family protein, with protein sequence MEIFLFILIILIASILQTSTGFGFSILATPFLLLLFEPREAIQINLILSLIISAALFSKIKKDTDFGVLKRFAIGSAAGLPIGIAIFLFLDISRLKLAVSFIILLLTLLLMANFRVKETSRRDYSVGGLSGIMTTSIGMPGPPLLLYFSGTDTEKERLRGTTLAFYLFIYSASLVFQIIFAGTNKTIWLSSLYALPLVLLGLYLGQILFVKINQRFFKVFTYIILIFTGIYLLAASVG encoded by the coding sequence ATGGAAATCTTTCTCTTCATCCTTATTATTTTAATTGCATCCATTTTACAGACAAGCACGGGATTTGGTTTCTCAATCCTGGCCACACCGTTTTTGCTGCTTCTTTTTGAACCTAGAGAAGCCATTCAAATTAATTTGATTTTATCTTTAATTATTTCTGCTGCCTTATTTTCAAAAATCAAGAAGGATACAGACTTTGGAGTTTTGAAAAGGTTCGCAATTGGAAGTGCAGCCGGGCTGCCCATCGGTATTGCCATTTTTTTATTTTTGGACATTTCCCGGCTGAAGTTAGCTGTCAGTTTCATTATTTTGCTTTTAACTCTCCTTTTGATGGCGAATTTCCGTGTGAAAGAAACAAGCCGCAGGGATTATTCAGTAGGCGGATTGTCAGGAATAATGACAACAAGCATTGGCATGCCAGGCCCGCCGCTCCTGTTATATTTTTCAGGAACTGATACCGAAAAAGAGCGGCTTAGGGGAACCACTTTGGCTTTTTACTTGTTTATCTATTCGGCGAGTCTGGTATTTCAGATTATCTTTGCAGGGACCAATAAGACGATTTGGCTTTCAAGCTTGTATGCTTTGCCGCTGGTGCTGCTGGGTCTATACCTGGGACAAATTTTATTTGTTAAAATCAATCAGCGTTTTTTCAAGGTTTTTACATACATTATATTGATTTTCACAGGGATTTACCTGCTGGCTGCGAGTGTGGGGTAG
- a CDS encoding response regulator transcription factor: MFKVLLIEDDASLFTEIKDRLSQWSYEVHGIQDFSGVMKEFADIQPDLVIIDIQLPKFDGFHWCRMIRSHSNVPIIFLSSRDHPTDMVMSMQLGADDFVQKPFHFDVLIAKIQAILRRVYNYSAVQNNLKTWCGAAVDFEKNTVTNESGCIELTKNEIYILRLLIERKNQIVSRDDIINSLWDDKRFISDNTLTVNINRLRKKLDEIGLGTRIETKVGQGYMAIEEDASHV; encoded by the coding sequence TTGTTTAAAGTGCTTTTAATTGAGGATGATGCCTCCCTTTTTACTGAAATCAAAGACCGTCTCTCCCAGTGGTCTTATGAAGTCCATGGAATTCAGGACTTCAGTGGAGTCATGAAGGAGTTTGCTGACATTCAGCCTGATTTGGTCATTATCGATATCCAGCTTCCGAAGTTCGACGGGTTTCATTGGTGCCGGATGATTCGTTCACATTCGAATGTGCCGATTATTTTCCTGTCATCCCGGGATCATCCAACAGATATGGTCATGTCCATGCAGCTTGGCGCTGACGATTTTGTCCAAAAGCCCTTCCACTTCGATGTGCTGATTGCCAAAATACAGGCAATACTCAGACGTGTCTATAACTATAGTGCCGTTCAGAATAACCTCAAGACCTGGTGCGGTGCAGCGGTTGATTTCGAAAAGAATACCGTTACAAATGAAAGTGGCTGCATAGAATTAACGAAAAATGAAATTTACATATTAAGGCTTCTGATAGAAAGAAAAAATCAAATTGTCAGCAGGGATGATATCATCAATAGCTTATGGGATGACAAACGATTCATTAGCGACAATACTCTAACGGTCAATATTAATAGACTAAGGAAAAAGCTTGATGAAATTGGGCTTGGCACCAGGATCGAAACAAAGGTCGGCCAGGGATATATGGCAATTGAAGAGGATGCCTCGCATGTTTAG